The proteins below come from a single Roseiflexus sp. RS-1 genomic window:
- a CDS encoding DUF402 domain-containing protein: MSSPRSITVKLVKPEKNQVVTYCARVIRATPEYALVRAVWDHPRLDLGYVTFEPGDVFFEHFYADRWYNVFELRSATGMLKGWYCNVTRPAIISSETIISEDLDLDLFVSAERDRVMRLDVEEFEARGLAQRDPHVYAAACAALEELERLAGAGAPPFCV, encoded by the coding sequence ATGTCATCGCCACGCTCGATTACGGTCAAACTTGTCAAACCGGAAAAGAACCAGGTAGTGACCTACTGCGCCAGGGTGATCCGCGCAACGCCGGAGTATGCGCTGGTGCGCGCTGTGTGGGATCATCCGCGACTCGACCTGGGATATGTGACATTCGAGCCGGGGGACGTCTTCTTCGAGCACTTCTATGCTGATCGCTGGTACAATGTGTTCGAACTGCGCAGCGCGACCGGTATGCTCAAAGGATGGTACTGCAACGTCACGCGCCCGGCGATCATCAGCAGTGAGACGATCATTTCCGAAGACCTCGATCTCGATCTGTTCGTGTCGGCGGAGCGTGATCGTGTGATGCGACTCGATGTGGAAGAGTTCGAGGCGCGCGGACTGGCGCAGCGCGACCCGCACGTCTATGCTGCTGCATGCGCCGCGCTGGAAGAACTGGAGCGACTTGCCGGCGCAGGCGCGCCCCCCTTTTGCGTATGA
- a CDS encoding rod shape-determining protein produces the protein MAKKIGIDLGTANVLVYVKGRGIVLAEPSVVAISTKDNRIKAVGADALAMLGREPESIEVIRPLRDGVIADYDITEAMLRYFIRKAMGPFSFSKPDVMVCIPAGVTTVEMRAVRQAAEAAGARHAYLIREPLAAAIGANIPVAQPSGNLIIDIGGGTTEVAVISLNDIVVSHSVRVGGNKFDETIAAYVKRKYNVLIGERTAESIKIEIGSALPLERPLSMQVRGRDQVAGLPRTIEINSNEITDALQEPLEAVIGAVRRVLAETPPELSSDIIDKGMIMTGGGSMLRRINELLTDVTGVPCYVADQPANCVAIGTGLALEYIDILRDSLSGDDLN, from the coding sequence ATGGCGAAGAAAATCGGCATCGACCTGGGCACTGCCAATGTTCTGGTGTATGTCAAAGGTCGTGGCATCGTTCTGGCTGAACCTTCGGTTGTCGCTATCTCGACAAAGGACAACCGTATCAAAGCGGTTGGCGCCGATGCGCTGGCCATGCTTGGACGCGAACCCGAAAGCATCGAGGTGATTCGTCCGTTGCGCGATGGCGTGATCGCCGATTATGACATCACCGAAGCCATGCTGCGGTACTTCATCCGCAAGGCGATGGGACCGTTCAGTTTCAGTAAACCTGATGTCATGGTCTGCATTCCGGCTGGCGTCACTACCGTCGAGATGCGCGCTGTGCGACAGGCGGCGGAGGCGGCTGGCGCCCGGCATGCCTATCTGATCCGCGAGCCGCTGGCGGCGGCGATCGGCGCAAACATTCCGGTTGCGCAACCGTCGGGCAACCTGATCATCGATATTGGCGGCGGCACAACTGAGGTGGCGGTCATTTCGCTGAACGATATTGTCGTCAGCCATTCGGTGCGGGTCGGCGGCAACAAGTTCGATGAAACCATCGCTGCCTATGTCAAGCGCAAGTACAACGTGTTGATCGGCGAGCGCACTGCCGAAAGCATCAAGATCGAAATCGGCTCCGCGCTGCCGCTCGAGCGCCCGCTGTCGATGCAGGTGCGCGGACGTGATCAGGTGGCCGGATTGCCGCGCACGATCGAGATCAATTCGAATGAAATCACCGATGCGCTGCAAGAGCCGCTGGAGGCGGTGATCGGCGCTGTCCGGCGCGTCCTCGCCGAAACCCCGCCGGAACTGTCGTCGGACATTATTGATAAGGGCATGATTATGACCGGCGGCGGTTCGATGCTGCGCCGCATCAATGAACTGCTTACCGATGTGACCGGCGTTCCCTGTTATGTCGCCGACCAACCGGCAAACTGCGTCGCCATCGGCACAGGGCTGGCGCTGGAATATATCGACATTCTACGCGATAGTCTCAGCGGCGACGATTTGAATTGA
- a CDS encoding Gfo/Idh/MocA family protein, translating to MTTVIGIGLVGYGGIGRMHALCYRMLPLVYPDLGIRVRLTGVVTASAASAERARRELGDVLTTTNLDELLALPSATIVDCCAPTGDHARIAEAALAAGKALFCEKPLGATPEESERIVDLAHTRGLPGGVNFHLRFVPALQEARRRIDNGLIGDVRSFHLRYYRSSNLRRDRAISWRFSGPGSGVLADLGSHLIDLTHYLFGPIHAVSARTAIVIGERPGADGAPVPVEGDDVAWLSLELAGGGYGTIEVSKVVPGAGDDIRIEAYGSVGALIFDTRDPNGLEIVEGTEGIGGRRIATLSRIDPATALPAPETPVGTLQWHLASVAAFISALIHGATPCPALSDGLAADRVIGAARQSAVTGGAWIRLERR from the coding sequence ATGACCACAGTGATTGGCATCGGATTGGTTGGTTATGGCGGGATCGGGCGCATGCATGCGCTCTGTTACCGGATGCTGCCGCTGGTCTACCCCGATCTGGGAATCCGCGTGCGCCTGACAGGGGTCGTCACTGCCAGCGCTGCCTCGGCGGAGCGGGCACGGCGCGAACTTGGCGATGTGCTGACAACCACGAACCTCGATGAATTGCTGGCGCTTCCTTCTGCCACCATTGTCGATTGCTGCGCGCCAACCGGCGATCATGCGCGCATCGCGGAAGCGGCGCTTGCTGCCGGGAAAGCACTCTTCTGTGAAAAACCGCTTGGCGCAACACCGGAAGAATCTGAACGCATCGTTGACCTGGCGCACACACGAGGACTGCCGGGCGGCGTGAACTTTCACCTGCGCTTTGTCCCAGCCCTTCAGGAAGCACGGCGACGCATCGATAACGGATTGATCGGCGATGTGCGCAGTTTCCACCTGCGCTACTACCGCAGCAGCAATCTGCGCCGTGATCGCGCGATCTCCTGGCGCTTCAGCGGACCGGGGAGCGGCGTGCTTGCCGATCTGGGATCGCATTTGATCGATCTGACCCACTATCTGTTCGGACCGATACATGCCGTGTCGGCGCGCACCGCCATCGTCATCGGCGAGCGACCCGGCGCTGATGGCGCGCCTGTTCCGGTCGAAGGCGATGATGTCGCCTGGCTTTCGCTCGAACTCGCCGGTGGCGGCTATGGAACTATCGAGGTCTCGAAAGTCGTTCCCGGTGCAGGCGACGACATCCGTATCGAAGCGTATGGGAGCGTCGGCGCGCTGATATTCGACACCCGCGACCCCAATGGATTGGAGATCGTCGAGGGAACAGAGGGCATCGGCGGAAGACGCATTGCTACCCTGAGTCGGATCGATCCTGCCACAGCGTTGCCCGCGCCTGAAACACCGGTTGGAACGCTCCAGTGGCATCTGGCGTCGGTGGCTGCATTCATCAGCGCCCTGATCCACGGCGCAACTCCCTGTCCGGCTTTGAGCGATGGTCTGGCGGCGGATCGTGTGATCGGCGCGGCGCGGCAGAGCGCTGTCACAGGTGGCGCCTGGATTCGGCTTGAACGGCGTTGA
- a CDS encoding methyltransferase domain-containing protein yields the protein MRQTCNPPATGLVLEIGSGDNPHPRADVLLDRYPGADNRERGGDLVVDRPFVVADAHHLPFKDGAFAYTICSHILEHMDDPLQFAAELRRVSAAGYIQSPSEIAERLFHWSFHRWYVNLEGDTLVLHPREPHEPFGELFDYLYAFNPAYYFFQRSMPDLFWVEREWHGDNLKIEVRASSPLRLHDPATLREMVRPRMSLLRLIGLFFASLIARSLDAGVRQRIRRLLRRSYL from the coding sequence ATGAGACAAACATGCAATCCGCCAGCGACCGGTCTCGTCCTTGAAATCGGAAGCGGCGACAATCCGCACCCCCGCGCCGATGTATTGCTCGACCGCTATCCCGGCGCGGATAATCGCGAGCGTGGCGGCGACCTGGTGGTTGATCGCCCATTCGTTGTGGCAGATGCCCATCACCTGCCGTTCAAGGATGGGGCGTTCGCCTACACCATCTGCTCTCATATCCTGGAACATATGGACGATCCGCTGCAATTCGCCGCCGAACTGCGGCGTGTCAGCGCTGCCGGGTATATCCAAAGCCCTTCCGAAATCGCCGAGCGTTTGTTTCACTGGTCATTTCACCGCTGGTATGTGAACCTGGAGGGCGATACGCTGGTGCTCCACCCGCGTGAACCGCACGAACCGTTTGGTGAGTTGTTCGATTATTTGTATGCCTTTAATCCCGCGTACTATTTTTTCCAGCGCAGTATGCCCGATCTCTTCTGGGTCGAGCGCGAATGGCACGGCGATAATCTGAAGATCGAAGTACGCGCATCATCGCCGCTGCGCCTGCACGACCCTGCGACGCTGCGCGAGATGGTACGTCCACGCATGTCGCTGCTGCGCCTGATCGGTTTGTTTTTCGCATCGCTGATTGCGCGATCCCTGGATGCCGGTGTGCGGCAGCGGATTCGTCGCCTGCTGCGACGCAGTTATCTGTGA
- a CDS encoding glycosyltransferase family 4 protein — MSERSPSDALRVAMLARVVFPLHGFGGIERHVFHLTTHLARLGVRVTLYVQTPGAPSHNHTPDRANPYADALPGIERVITLRYDYTSPLLRPNSISGRQINYPWYSWRLGRMAAIAARRGAYDVVHAQGLCAFGYGWIRVRDPLLRRLPFIANPHGLEEYRTPDWRKWLAYAPFRALYSYGARCADRAIATDACTRDDLPRYLGVDPERVVVIPSAIDADECLAPVNDIVRARLRERLRLDDADLTILSVGRLERNKGYHVLIEALTRVRDHLPPNWRWLLVGEGKERTALEQQARQAGIAGHITFVGRLNDTELHNLYEEIDLVVHPTLYEGSSLVTLEAMIHRRPIVASAAGGIPDKVFNGRNGYLARPGDAADLAAKLRLALEQRDQWAAWGEASVRLVRETFDWPIVARRTKQEYEHLVAG; from the coding sequence ATGAGTGAACGATCCCCTTCCGATGCACTGCGCGTCGCCATGCTGGCGCGCGTCGTCTTTCCACTGCACGGATTCGGCGGCATCGAACGCCATGTCTTCCATCTGACGACCCACCTGGCGCGGCTTGGCGTGCGGGTGACGCTGTATGTGCAGACACCGGGCGCACCATCGCACAACCACACCCCTGATCGCGCCAATCCGTATGCCGATGCGCTGCCGGGCATCGAGCGCGTGATCACGCTGCGGTACGACTACACATCGCCGCTGCTGCGCCCAAACTCCATTTCAGGACGACAGATCAACTATCCCTGGTATTCCTGGCGATTGGGGCGAATGGCGGCAATCGCTGCACGACGCGGCGCATACGATGTGGTTCATGCCCAGGGATTATGTGCGTTCGGCTACGGCTGGATCCGCGTCCGCGACCCGCTGTTGCGTCGCCTGCCGTTCATCGCCAACCCGCATGGGCTGGAAGAGTATCGCACACCCGATTGGCGCAAGTGGCTGGCATATGCGCCCTTTCGAGCGCTCTACTCCTACGGCGCACGTTGTGCCGACCGTGCCATCGCAACCGATGCCTGTACACGGGACGACCTGCCACGCTATCTGGGCGTCGATCCGGAGCGGGTTGTGGTTATTCCCAGCGCCATCGACGCCGATGAATGCCTGGCGCCGGTCAACGACATCGTGCGTGCGCGGCTGCGCGAACGGCTGCGCCTCGATGACGCCGACCTGACCATCCTCAGCGTTGGGCGGCTGGAGCGCAACAAAGGGTATCACGTGCTGATCGAGGCGCTTACCCGTGTGCGCGATCATCTTCCACCGAACTGGCGCTGGCTGCTGGTGGGCGAAGGGAAAGAACGAACCGCGCTGGAACAACAGGCGCGACAGGCTGGCATTGCCGGACATATCACCTTCGTCGGGCGCCTCAACGACACCGAATTGCACAACCTCTACGAGGAGATCGATCTGGTGGTGCATCCGACCCTTTATGAAGGCTCATCGCTCGTGACCCTGGAAGCCATGATCCACCGCCGCCCCATCGTCGCATCGGCGGCAGGCGGCATTCCCGACAAAGTGTTCAACGGGCGCAACGGCTATCTGGCTCGTCCAGGCGATGCCGCCGATCTGGCGGCAAAGTTGCGCCTCGCTCTCGAACAGCGCGACCAATGGGCAGCCTGGGGCGAAGCGAGCGTCCGTCTGGTGCGCGAAACATTCGACTGGCCCATCGTTGCGCGCCGGACGAAGCAGGAGTATGAGCATCTGGTTGCAGGTTGA
- a CDS encoding F0F1 ATP synthase subunit epsilon gives MPIHLEIVTAERVVLSDDVDMINAPTKDGRVGILPRHAPLLTILEVGELDIVKDGVTTPFAISGGFMEVLPNRVTILADTAERADEIDEARAEAARRAAEQRIAERKSAQDLALAEAELRRALVQLKVAQLKKIRRERD, from the coding sequence ATGCCGATCCATCTCGAGATTGTCACGGCGGAGCGCGTCGTGCTCTCCGACGATGTGGATATGATCAATGCGCCGACGAAAGATGGGCGCGTCGGCATCCTGCCGCGTCACGCGCCGCTCCTGACGATCCTTGAGGTCGGTGAACTCGATATTGTCAAGGACGGCGTGACGACGCCTTTCGCCATTTCGGGCGGGTTTATGGAAGTGCTGCCAAACCGCGTGACGATCCTGGCGGATACCGCCGAGCGCGCCGATGAAATTGATGAGGCGCGCGCTGAAGCGGCACGCCGCGCTGCTGAGCAGCGTATTGCAGAGCGCAAAAGCGCACAAGACCTTGCACTCGCCGAAGCGGAACTGCGACGCGCGCTGGTGCAGTTGAAAGTTGCGCAGTTGAAGAAAATCCGGCGTGAGCGCGACTAG
- the atpD gene encoding F0F1 ATP synthase subunit beta, with protein MAGATGVVTDIIGVVLNAKFPEDQTPEIYNALEIRLENGKRLVAEVQQQLGGGVVKAVAMSSTDGMRRGVKAIDTGRPIAVPVGPGTLGRVFDVLGDPIDGEGPVQATEYRPIHRPPPALEDQSTTAQIFETGIKVIDLIAPFTRGGKTGIFGGAGVGKTVVIQELIANVAKEQSGFSVFAGVGERSREGNDLIHEMKEARIDEQTRVFDKTVMVFGQMNEPPGARLRVALTAMTMAEYFRDEGRDVLLFIDNIFRFVQAGSEVSALLGRMPSQVGYQPTLGTEMGELQERITSTKKGSITSMQAVYVPADDYTDPAPATVFSHLDATITLERSIAAKGIYPAVDPLASTSRILDPNIVGAEHYRVAREVQRVLQRYKDLQDIIAILGVEELSDDDKLTVARARKIERFFSQPFTVAQQFTGRPGKYVPIAETVKSFARLLAGEVDHIPEQFFLLQGGLDDVIQAYEASRR; from the coding sequence ATGGCCGGAGCAACCGGTGTCGTGACTGATATTATCGGTGTGGTGCTCAACGCGAAGTTCCCGGAGGATCAGACGCCGGAAATCTACAATGCGCTGGAAATTCGGCTTGAAAATGGCAAGCGCCTGGTTGCCGAGGTGCAGCAGCAACTCGGCGGCGGCGTGGTCAAAGCCGTGGCGATGAGCAGCACCGATGGCATGCGCCGAGGCGTCAAGGCGATTGATACCGGTCGCCCGATTGCGGTGCCGGTCGGACCAGGAACGCTTGGGCGCGTGTTCGATGTGCTCGGCGACCCGATCGATGGCGAGGGTCCGGTGCAGGCGACCGAATATCGCCCGATCCATCGTCCGCCCCCCGCCCTCGAGGATCAATCGACGACGGCACAGATTTTTGAAACCGGCATCAAGGTTATCGACCTGATTGCGCCGTTTACGCGCGGCGGCAAAACCGGCATCTTCGGCGGCGCCGGCGTCGGCAAGACCGTCGTGATCCAGGAATTGATCGCCAACGTCGCCAAGGAACAGTCGGGCTTCTCGGTTTTCGCTGGCGTCGGCGAACGTTCGCGCGAGGGAAATGACCTCATCCACGAAATGAAGGAAGCCCGGATCGATGAACAGACCCGCGTCTTCGACAAGACGGTGATGGTGTTTGGCCAGATGAACGAGCCGCCGGGCGCACGTCTGCGTGTGGCGCTGACCGCCATGACGATGGCGGAATATTTCCGCGACGAAGGGCGCGACGTGCTGCTCTTCATCGATAATATCTTCCGCTTCGTTCAGGCAGGCTCCGAAGTCTCGGCGCTGCTGGGGCGCATGCCGTCACAGGTGGGATACCAGCCGACCCTCGGCACCGAAATGGGTGAATTGCAGGAACGCATCACCTCGACCAAAAAGGGGTCGATCACATCGATGCAGGCGGTCTACGTACCCGCCGACGACTACACCGACCCGGCGCCGGCAACGGTCTTCTCGCACCTTGACGCGACGATCACCCTCGAACGCAGCATTGCCGCGAAGGGCATCTACCCGGCGGTCGATCCGCTGGCATCGACCAGTCGCATTCTCGACCCCAACATCGTCGGCGCAGAGCATTACCGCGTTGCGCGCGAGGTGCAGCGGGTGCTTCAGCGCTACAAAGATTTGCAGGACATCATTGCTATCCTGGGCGTTGAGGAACTTTCGGATGACGACAAACTGACGGTGGCGCGCGCGCGCAAGATCGAGCGCTTCTTCTCGCAACCGTTCACCGTTGCGCAGCAGTTCACCGGGCGCCCTGGCAAGTATGTGCCGATTGCGGAAACGGTGAAGAGTTTTGCGCGCCTGCTGGCAGGCGAAGTCGATCATATTCCTGAGCAGTTCTTCCTGCTTCAGGGCGGACTCGATGATGTCATCCAGGCGTATGAGGCGTCACGGAGGTAA
- a CDS encoding F0F1 ATP synthase subunit gamma yields MPSTREIRRRIRSVKNLAQITRAMEMVSASKMRRAQRNVLATRPYADRLLDVMGELTGRAVGMRRGTLLEVRPVVQGVALIVVTPDRGLAGSLVANVLRRASRFILDEQEKKHTVEVLAIGKKGRDFMVRTHQNLVAEVTKLGDHPRLTDILGISTHVINGFLGGRYDEVYVLYSQFVNTLVQRPTIKRLLPIDPPHEPAERMVDYTYEPSQEEVLRELLPRFVEVQLYQAVLEAIASEHSARMVAMRNATDNAKELQRDLTLSYNKTRQANITKEVSEIASGAAALAEM; encoded by the coding sequence ATGCCCAGTACCCGTGAAATCAGGCGGCGCATTCGCTCGGTGAAGAATCTGGCGCAGATTACACGCGCGATGGAAATGGTGTCGGCGTCGAAGATGCGCCGCGCGCAGCGCAATGTGCTCGCGACCCGCCCATATGCCGACCGTCTGCTCGATGTGATGGGCGAGTTGACCGGGCGCGCGGTCGGCATGCGGCGCGGCACGCTGCTTGAAGTGCGCCCCGTGGTGCAGGGGGTTGCCCTGATCGTTGTAACACCCGACCGCGGTCTGGCGGGGAGCCTGGTTGCCAATGTGCTGCGGCGCGCGTCACGCTTCATCCTGGATGAGCAGGAGAAAAAGCATACGGTCGAGGTGCTGGCGATTGGGAAGAAAGGGCGCGATTTCATGGTGCGCACCCATCAGAATCTCGTCGCCGAAGTGACCAAACTTGGCGATCACCCCCGTCTGACCGACATTCTCGGCATTTCGACCCATGTTATCAACGGCTTTCTGGGCGGGCGCTACGACGAAGTGTATGTGCTCTACAGCCAGTTCGTCAATACCCTGGTGCAGCGCCCGACGATCAAACGCCTGCTGCCGATTGATCCGCCCCACGAACCGGCTGAGCGGATGGTCGATTATACCTACGAGCCGAGTCAGGAAGAAGTGTTGCGTGAGTTGCTGCCGCGCTTCGTCGAAGTGCAACTCTATCAGGCGGTGCTGGAGGCGATTGCCAGTGAGCATAGCGCGCGGATGGTGGCGATGCGCAATGCGACCGACAACGCCAAAGAATTGCAACGCGACCTGACCCTTTCGTACAACAAGACGCGCCAGGCGAACATTACGAAAGAAGTTTCTGAAATTGCGTCGGGAGCGGCAGCCCTGGCGGAGATGTGA